In a genomic window of Amphiprion ocellaris isolate individual 3 ecotype Okinawa chromosome 11, ASM2253959v1, whole genome shotgun sequence:
- the gpr18 gene encoding N-arachidonyl glycine receptor gives MDDRLFLHNVYDIVFCVILSMKVDLNSSNMSVESGTVKPEQGPVEYRIAGLIFYCFVFIIGVIVNLVALWVFALTTKKRNSVTVYMINVALVDLTFILLLPFRMVYHHQDYWPFGNLFCRISAALTIFYPCMALWLFALISADRYMAIVQPKHGKELRNVPKAVVASLGVWVMTLGSTVPLLFSQEDPDRHSNFNTCIKMQDIIYMRHDNPVNFVRLVFFFLVPICIMIGCYVVIVDNLIHGRTSKLKPKVKQKSIRIIITLIIQVLVCFVPFHVCLVLRLLGNGQDGGFSTWAVFTTFLMNLSTVLDIILYYIVSKQFQDRVISVILYRNYLRSVRRKSRHTHTGSIRSMSNLTSAMI, from the coding sequence cattgtgttttgtgtgattcTTAGTATGAAGGTGGATCTAAACTCCTCCAACATGTCGGTGGAATCTGGGACTGTGAAGCCGGAGCAGGGACCAGTGGAGTACCGCATTGCAGGCCTGATTTTCTACTGCTTCGTCTTCATCATAGGAGTCATAGTGAATCTTGTTGCTTTATGGGTGTTTGCCCTGACCACCAAGAAGAGGAACTCAGTCACTGTCTACATGATAAACGTAGCGCTGGTGGACCTCAccttcatcctgctgcttcCTTTCAGGATGGTTTACCACCACCAGGACTACTGGCCTTTTGGGAATCTTTTCTGCCGGATCAGTGCTGCTCTCACCATCTTCTACCCCTGCATGGCTCTGTGGCTGTTTGCTCTGATCAGCGCTGACCGCTACATGGCCATCGTGCAGCCAAAGCACGGCAAGGAGCTGAGGAACGTCCCGAAGGCCGTGGTGGCCAGTTTAGGGGTGTGGGTCATGACTCTGGGCAGCACCGTGCCTTTGCTCTTCTCTCAGGAAGACCCCGATCGCCACTCCAACTTCAACACCTGCATCAAGATGCAAGACATCATCTACATGCGCCATGACAACCCTGTCAACTTTGTGCGACTAGTCTTTTTCTTCTTGGTGCCCATTTGTATAATGATTGGCTGCTATGTTGTCATCGTGGACAACCTAATCCACGGCCGCACCTCCAAACTCAAACCTAAAGTGAAGCAAAAGTCCATCCGGATTATCATTACGCTCATTATCCAAGTGTTGGTGTGTTTCGTGCCTTTTCATGTGTGCTTGGTGCTTCGTCTGCTGGGGAACGGACAGGACGGGGGTTTTAGCACATGGGCAGTCTTCACCACCTTCCTAATGAACCTGAGCACAGTCCTGGATATTATTCTCTACTACATCGTCTCCAAGCAGTTCCAGGACAGAGTGATCAGCGTGATTCTGTACAGGAACTACCTCCGAAGTGTGAGACGGAAGAGCCGGCACACACACACCGGCAGCATCCGGTCAATGAGCAACCTGACCAGCGCCATGATATGA